From Larus michahellis chromosome 8, bLarMic1.1, whole genome shotgun sequence, one genomic window encodes:
- the TEKT4 gene encoding tektin-4 — MADSAGGPGAMAQPRVLLTKEPAPQTVPASDLPMKVYEVGLNTGTDSSSGLATAGFRTAKYLPAEWHLHNSELYHKAFAGCEQAEHGRAEAKELAEYAAATAQRAQQDSTAAVSQRLQDIHFWKAELQREIQDLDAETRLLAAQKLRLERALDATEVPYAIATDNLQCRERRQAPDLVSDEVERELLKEAELIRNIQELLKRTLMQASNQMRLNRDHKEFCEMDWSDKVETYNIDDKCGKYSNQSTNIQFHPSSVKFEESASTPETWAKFSHDNIYRAEREKLASINLRALIDNILHDTSEDMRKQCAAVNEAFAKHCEELDDTKHKLEHHLKKILKEIGYQEANIAALKQAIKDKEAPMKVAQTRLYDRSFRPNLDLCRDEVQFRLIREVEELTESINSLKKKLLESEQALRNLEDTRMNLEKEIAVKTNSIFIDRQKCMAQRTHYPVVVKLAGYQ, encoded by the exons ATGGCTGACTCTGCGGGAGGCCCCGGCGCCATGGCCCAGCCCAGGGTCCTGCTGACCAAGGAGCCGGCGCCACAGACGGTGCCCGCTTCCGACCTACCCATGAAGGTGTACGAGGTGGGGCTGAACACGGGGACCGACTCCTCCAGTGGCTTGGCCACTGCTGGCTTCCGCACTGCCAAGTACCTGCCCGCCGAGTGGCACCTGCACAACTCTGAGCTGTACCACAAGGCCTTCGCCGGCTGCGAGCAGGCCGAGCATGGCCGGGCAGAGGCCAAGGAGCTGGCTGAGTATGCTGCTGCTACCGCCCAGCGTGCCCAGCAGGACTCCACGGCCGCTGTGAGCCAGCGCCTGCAAGACATACACTTCTGGAAGGCTGAGCTCCAGAGGGAGATTCAGGACCTTGATGCTGAGACCCGcctgctggcagcccagaagcTGCGGCTGGAAAGGGCGCTCGATGCCACCGAGGTGCCCTATGCCATTGCCACCGATAACCTGCAGTGTCGGGAAAGGAGGCAAGCCCCAGATTTGGTCTCTGATGAGGTGGAGAGAGAATTGCTGAAG GAAGCTGAACTCATCAGAAATATCCAGGAGCTCTTGAAAAGAACTTTGATGCAAGCTAGCAACCAGATGCG ATTAAATCGAGATCACAAAGAGTTTTGTGAAATGGACTGGTCAGACAAAGTTGAAACCTACAACATTGATGATAAATGTGGAAAATACAGTAACCAGAGCACCAACATCCAGTTCCATCCTAGCTCAGTGAAGTTTGAAGAGAG TGCCTCAACACCGGAGACATGGGCCAAGTTCAGTCATGACAACATCTACAGGGCAGAACGAGAAAAACTGGCTTCCATCAATCTTCGTGCCTTGATTGACAATATTCTTCATGACACGTCTGAGGACATGAGGAAGCAATGTGCTGCTGTTAATGAGGCTTTCGCCAAACACTGTGAGGAGCTGGACGATACAAAACACAAACTAGAACATCATTTGAAAAAA ATCCTTAAGGAGATTGGATATCAAGAAGCTAACATTGCTGCTCTCAAACAAGCTATCAAAGACAAAGAAGCCCCGATGAAAGTTGCTCAAACAAGGCTGTATGACAGGTCTTTTAGGCCCAACTTAGACCTCTGCAGAGATGAAGTACAATTCAG GTTGATCCGTGAAGTTGAAGAACTAACTGAGTCCATTAATTCCCTGAAGAAAAAACTGCTGGAATCTGAACAGGCTCTGAGGAACCTGGAAGACACACGgatgaatttagaaaaagaaatagctgtgaaaacaaacagtatttttatcGATAGGCAAAAGTGCATGGCCCAGCGCACTCACTACCCTGTTGTTGTTAAATTAGCAGGTTACCAGTAG